From the Vibrio vulnificus CMCP6 genome, one window contains:
- the fhuB gene encoding Fe(3+)-hydroxamate ABC transporter permease FhuB, translated as MNTLDITDPVKGRFPFKTAALLSAAVLLIGLLLQITAPYSQGIGLIWNTLFHFDASNYQHLITHLTYLPRLSVAIICGFALAVAGCVMQFVLRNPIASPTTLGVAAGAELGMVLGILLLPASLAVPGFVPAFIGGCLATGLVFVLSAARGFSPLHMVLAGMVVSLFLGSLNTMLLMLNEQRLTSIFVWGAGVLNQNDWSSTQMLLPLVLIPTMLLLLLQRPLSALQFGDHVATSLGVNIKQIKLLCLSFAIFITAAVVSEVGLIGFVGIVAPAMARMLGARTLAKQILTSGVIGSAILLIVDLLIQPFSGVGGELLPTGAMTALIGAPFLLWLLQRSKLQSDLKARSEHVEHYKRVNTRYVLTALTLVLFIVSLFALLLGKNQFGWSFGLTQSLFELRAPRLLVALIAGIGLAFAGTIIQRISGNPMASPEVLGISSGAALALVLGTLFGVAVGREQQMLLGTLGAVSVAVVVWFMGRKHHFAPTQTLLTGIALSAGLDALLRIAMSSGHDNASALLTWLSGSTYLVASNDVVLLAIGVVLVGGIALSLSRWLALIGLGEITANSIGMNATLVRLVLLLLVAALTTLCTIVIGPLSFVGLLAPHMARSLHQYQARPQMLTAALLGATIMVSADWIGRTLWFPWQFPAGLLASLIGGGYFLYLMRR; from the coding sequence ATGAACACCTTAGACATCACAGACCCAGTCAAGGGGCGATTTCCTTTTAAAACCGCAGCGTTACTGAGCGCGGCGGTTTTACTTATTGGCTTACTGCTGCAAATCACCGCGCCCTATTCCCAAGGTATTGGCCTGATTTGGAATACCCTTTTCCATTTTGATGCGTCTAATTATCAGCATCTCATTACGCATTTAACCTATTTGCCGAGGCTGAGCGTTGCCATCATTTGTGGGTTTGCTTTAGCGGTGGCTGGGTGTGTGATGCAGTTTGTGTTACGTAACCCGATTGCTTCACCAACCACATTGGGCGTCGCGGCGGGCGCCGAGCTGGGGATGGTACTAGGGATTTTATTGCTCCCGGCGAGCTTGGCGGTACCTGGGTTTGTTCCCGCGTTTATCGGCGGTTGCCTAGCCACTGGGCTGGTGTTTGTCTTGAGCGCCGCCAGAGGTTTTTCGCCCTTACATATGGTGCTCGCGGGCATGGTGGTGAGTCTGTTTTTGGGCTCACTCAACACCATGCTCTTGATGCTCAATGAGCAGCGCCTGACCAGCATTTTTGTGTGGGGTGCCGGTGTGCTCAACCAAAACGACTGGTCGAGCACGCAAATGCTGTTGCCTTTGGTTCTGATCCCGACGATGTTGCTTTTGCTGCTGCAACGGCCATTGTCTGCGCTGCAGTTTGGTGACCATGTCGCCACTTCGTTAGGCGTTAACATCAAGCAAATTAAACTGTTGTGCTTATCGTTCGCCATCTTCATTACGGCCGCGGTGGTCAGCGAAGTCGGTTTGATCGGTTTTGTTGGCATCGTTGCGCCCGCTATGGCGAGAATGCTTGGCGCTCGAACGCTGGCGAAGCAAATTCTTACCAGCGGCGTGATTGGCAGCGCCATTCTGCTTATCGTCGATTTGCTGATCCAACCTTTCTCTGGTGTGGGAGGGGAACTGCTGCCCACCGGCGCCATGACGGCCTTAATCGGCGCACCATTTTTGTTGTGGCTGCTGCAACGAAGCAAACTCCAATCCGATCTTAAGGCGCGCTCTGAACACGTCGAACACTATAAGCGGGTTAACACTCGCTACGTGCTAACCGCGCTGACATTGGTGCTTTTCATCGTTTCTCTGTTCGCACTCTTGTTGGGTAAAAACCAATTTGGCTGGAGCTTTGGCCTAACTCAATCGCTCTTTGAGCTGCGTGCGCCACGCCTGCTGGTTGCGCTGATCGCGGGAATAGGGCTAGCCTTTGCTGGCACCATTATCCAGCGCATCTCTGGCAACCCAATGGCCAGCCCAGAAGTATTGGGGATCAGCTCTGGCGCGGCGCTCGCCCTTGTGCTCGGAACGCTGTTTGGGGTTGCCGTGGGTAGAGAGCAGCAAATGTTGTTGGGTACGCTGGGGGCGGTCTCGGTCGCGGTGGTGGTGTGGTTCATGGGCAGAAAGCATCACTTCGCCCCGACACAAACCTTGTTGACCGGCATTGCCTTGAGCGCAGGTTTGGATGCCCTACTCAGAATCGCCATGAGCTCAGGACACGACAATGCCTCCGCTCTGCTCACTTGGTTATCGGGTTCCACCTACTTAGTGGCCAGCAATGACGTTGTGTTGCTCGCCATCGGTGTGGTTTTGGTGGGTGGCATCGCCTTGTCACTAAGCCGTTGGCTAGCGTTAATCGGCCTAGGCGAAATCACCGCCAACAGCATCGGCATGAACGCTACGCTGGTCAGGTTGGTACTGTTACTGCTAGTGGCCGCACTCACCACGCTGTGCACCATTGTAATTGGCCCACTGAGCTTTGTTGGCCTATTGGCTCCGCATATGGCGCGCTCACTGCATCAATACCAAGCAAGACCACAGATGCTCACCGCTGCGCTATTGGGGGCGACCATTATGGTCTCGGCGGACTGGATTGGGCGAACCCTTTGGTTCCCTTGGCAATTCCCCGCAGGTCTCTTGGCCTCTTTGATTGGGGGTGGCTACTTTCTTTATCTGATGAGGCGTTAG
- a CDS encoding GntR family transcriptional regulator gives MEKAPITKLQQDLFNQVVSKLKADDAKIGASLNESSLANQFQVSRTPMRAVLSYMSALGIAKAVPNKGFTLQIDAHAIQTNENADNKTSRQEKLYLRLLMDLFFGEIAAAFSEKELQERYNANRGEIQSVLRLLENDGILRRSPGYKWHLDGVLNTLERHTESYRCRLIFEPAGLLEPSWLADLNALEQCRDRHLQAIQKPDTVSASDLFSLSADFHELLAACSGNRFLLSNMQQHNRMRKATDLVSMHIQTSVIKSCQRRLEILELLLEGKNKEAAKKLTQLLENDIRVMQRTYSNVIHLSLSEREKLVNSITHTDI, from the coding sequence ATGGAAAAAGCCCCCATCACCAAACTTCAGCAAGATTTGTTCAATCAAGTGGTCAGCAAACTCAAAGCCGACGATGCGAAAATCGGCGCCAGCCTGAATGAATCGTCATTGGCTAATCAGTTCCAAGTATCGAGAACTCCGATGCGCGCCGTGCTCAGCTACATGTCTGCCTTAGGCATCGCTAAAGCTGTGCCTAATAAGGGATTCACGTTACAGATCGATGCTCATGCCATTCAAACTAACGAGAATGCCGACAATAAAACATCTCGTCAGGAGAAACTGTATCTTAGGTTGCTGATGGATCTCTTCTTTGGGGAGATCGCCGCGGCGTTTTCAGAAAAGGAGCTTCAAGAGCGCTACAACGCCAATCGAGGCGAGATACAAAGCGTGCTCCGTTTGCTCGAAAATGATGGTATCTTGCGCCGAAGCCCCGGCTATAAGTGGCACCTCGACGGTGTTCTCAATACGCTGGAAAGGCACACCGAAAGCTACCGATGTCGGCTGATTTTCGAACCAGCAGGCTTGCTCGAACCAAGTTGGTTAGCCGATCTCAATGCATTAGAGCAGTGTCGTGATCGTCATCTGCAAGCGATTCAAAAACCAGACACCGTCAGCGCCAGCGATTTGTTCAGCCTAAGTGCGGACTTTCATGAGCTGCTCGCCGCCTGCTCAGGCAACCGTTTTTTACTGAGCAACATGCAGCAGCATAATCGCATGCGCAAAGCGACCGACCTGGTCTCAATGCACATCCAAACGTCAGTCATTAAATCTTGCCAACGTCGGCTTGAGATCCTCGAGCTGCTGCTTGAGGGCAAAAACAAAGAGGCGGCAAAAAAACTCACTCAGCTGCTAGAAAATGATATTCGTGTCATGCAGCGCACCTACAGCAATGTTATCCATCTCTCTCTGTCGGAGCGGGAAAAGCTGGTCAACAGCATCACCCACACCGACATCTAA